In Chryseobacterium gleum, a single genomic region encodes these proteins:
- the fmt gene encoding methionyl-tRNA formyltransferase: MKSLKVVFLGTPEFAKTSLEAIHQSHHQVVGVVTVADKASGRGQKIHQSPVKIYAEENNIPVFQPEKLRNPEFLEELRKLDADVFVVVAFRMMPKVLFEMPKMGTFNLHASLLPDYRGAAPINYAVINGEEKTGATTFFINEKIDEGNILLQQEIEILPDENAGSLHDRLMEMGAGLVVKTLDGLAENVIQEKPQPQVEHPKNAYKIFKEDTRINWQQPSKTIHQFILGMSPYPAAFTTLKIENEEKGLKIFGGKFELSDHGKPAGTLDISKSGFKIYTQDGIYYPLELQLEGKKRMMVKDFLNGFRNFDGITLN, encoded by the coding sequence ATGAAATCATTGAAAGTCGTTTTTTTAGGGACTCCCGAGTTTGCAAAGACTTCTCTGGAGGCCATCCATCAATCTCATCATCAGGTTGTAGGTGTAGTAACCGTTGCTGATAAGGCAAGCGGACGAGGACAGAAAATTCACCAATCACCGGTAAAAATCTATGCAGAAGAAAACAATATTCCTGTTTTTCAGCCGGAAAAGCTGAGAAATCCGGAGTTTTTGGAAGAACTTAGAAAACTGGATGCTGATGTTTTTGTAGTAGTTGCTTTCAGAATGATGCCTAAGGTACTTTTTGAAATGCCAAAAATGGGCACTTTCAATCTTCATGCTTCATTGCTTCCTGATTACCGAGGAGCAGCTCCTATCAATTACGCAGTAATCAATGGGGAAGAAAAAACCGGAGCAACCACTTTCTTTATTAACGAAAAAATTGACGAAGGGAATATTCTTCTTCAGCAGGAAATAGAAATTTTACCTGATGAAAATGCCGGAAGCCTTCACGACAGACTGATGGAAATGGGTGCAGGGCTTGTTGTGAAAACGCTGGATGGGCTTGCAGAAAATGTCATTCAGGAGAAGCCTCAGCCACAGGTAGAACATCCTAAAAATGCTTATAAAATTTTCAAGGAAGATACCCGGATCAATTGGCAGCAGCCTTCAAAGACCATTCACCAGTTCATTCTTGGAATGTCTCCTTACCCAGCAGCATTCACTACTTTAAAGATCGAAAACGAAGAAAAAGGTTTAAAAATATTCGGAGGTAAGTTTGAACTTTCTGATCATGGTAAACCTGCCGGAACACTGGACATCTCAAAGAGCGGATTTAAAATTTATACACAGGATGGAATCTATTATCCATTGGAACTTCAGCTGGAAGGTAAAAAGAGAATGATGGTAAAAGATTTTCTGAACGGCTTCCGAAACTTTGATGGAATCACTCTGAATTAA
- a CDS encoding Crp/Fnr family transcriptional regulator has product MTEPLKKHIRSYIDISDEKLEKYCSAFNLRKIKKKEFLLKEGEICEFEGFVLKGCFKVFHTHHNAAEQILYFGIENWWISDIDSFVNRIPSKLNIQALEDSEILLIPKKEKEKLYAEMPEIERLMRLKFQKSIIALQRRIIDNLSKPSDERYVEFLKDYPQIAHRLTNIQIAAYLGVTPEFISRIRKKIVSKA; this is encoded by the coding sequence ATGACTGAGCCTTTAAAAAAACATATCCGGAGTTATATTGATATTTCAGATGAAAAGCTGGAGAAATATTGCAGTGCTTTCAACCTTAGGAAAATAAAGAAAAAGGAATTTCTTTTAAAAGAAGGTGAGATCTGCGAATTTGAAGGGTTCGTACTGAAGGGCTGCTTTAAAGTTTTTCATACCCATCATAATGCAGCTGAACAGATATTATATTTTGGCATTGAAAACTGGTGGATTTCGGATATTGATAGCTTTGTGAACCGTATTCCTTCAAAGCTTAATATTCAGGCTCTGGAGGACAGTGAGATTCTTCTTATTCCCAAAAAAGAAAAAGAGAAACTGTATGCCGAAATGCCTGAGATTGAAAGATTAATGAGGCTTAAATTTCAAAAATCAATTATAGCATTGCAGCGCAGAATCATTGACAACCTAAGCAAGCCTTCGGATGAACGGTATGTTGAGTTTTTAAAGGATTACCCGCAAATAGCGCACCGTCTTACCAATATTCAGATTGCTGCCTACCTGGGAGTAACGCCTGAATTTATAAGCAGAATCAGAAAGAAAATTGTTAGTAAAGCATAA
- the sppA gene encoding signal peptide peptidase SppA — protein MRSFFKNVLANIVAIIILCALFFIFFIMMLVFSAMGNDKSVAVKKNSVLTINLKTNIIDSPTEEEMGLFGIGAQNKSILIYDAVEAINKAKTDDNIKGISIEADDLNAGLTQIDDLRNAIEDFKKSGKFVYAYGNGVSQSAYYLGSVADKYYLHPAGMIELKGLSTEVTFFKDFADKYGIGIEVIRHGKFKSAVEPFLRNDISPENKEQLSTLLNDLWKNTSNKMAASRKIDTAQFRTITDSLYGMIPEQSLQYKLADKLMQKSEYENLIRAKLNVKEKEKLNKISLASYISSYADDDKSGEKVAVLYASGSINNGDEYNDIHSEKYVKYIKKLQEDDKVKAVVFRINSPGGSANASDEILFELQQLKKKKPLIVSFGDYAASGGYYVAMAADKIYSEPNTLTGSIGVFGVMPYYKDIAAKNGIRADIVATNANSMYYSGLNGVTPYGVNMMTRSVEGTYKRFVHFVTQNRKKTFEQIDNVGGGRVWSGVRAKEIGLVDELGTLTDAVKFAAQKAGLKSYQVDAFPKRMSPFEQIFKDLNEEDVSARIIKNKIGKSNYEILQQITNKKLQSEVKMEMPYQIRINN, from the coding sequence ATGAGAAGTTTCTTCAAAAATGTTTTGGCAAATATAGTGGCAATTATCATACTTTGCGCTCTGTTTTTCATCTTTTTCATTATGATGCTTGTATTCAGTGCTATGGGAAATGATAAGTCGGTGGCGGTGAAAAAGAACTCGGTTCTTACGATTAATTTAAAGACCAATATCATTGATAGCCCTACAGAAGAGGAAATGGGATTATTCGGTATAGGAGCTCAAAATAAAAGTATCCTTATCTATGATGCAGTGGAGGCTATTAATAAAGCCAAAACTGATGATAATATTAAAGGGATCAGTATAGAAGCAGATGACCTGAACGCGGGGCTTACCCAAATTGATGATCTTAGAAATGCAATTGAAGATTTCAAGAAAAGCGGAAAATTTGTATATGCGTACGGAAACGGAGTATCACAGTCGGCTTATTATTTAGGATCTGTTGCCGATAAATATTACCTGCATCCGGCAGGAATGATCGAATTAAAAGGTCTTTCTACCGAGGTTACTTTCTTCAAGGATTTTGCTGATAAATACGGTATCGGGATAGAAGTGATCCGTCACGGTAAATTCAAGTCTGCAGTAGAGCCTTTTTTAAGAAATGATATTTCACCCGAAAATAAAGAACAGCTAAGCACTCTTCTGAATGACCTCTGGAAAAACACATCCAATAAAATGGCTGCTTCAAGAAAGATTGATACCGCCCAGTTCCGAACCATTACAGACAGCTTATACGGAATGATTCCTGAGCAAAGCTTACAATATAAACTTGCAGACAAACTGATGCAGAAATCAGAATATGAAAATCTTATCAGGGCAAAATTAAATGTAAAAGAAAAGGAGAAACTGAACAAAATTTCTCTGGCAAGCTATATCAGTTCTTATGCTGATGATGATAAATCAGGTGAAAAGGTAGCTGTACTGTATGCTTCCGGTTCTATCAATAACGGAGATGAGTACAATGATATTCATTCTGAGAAATATGTGAAGTATATTAAGAAACTTCAGGAGGATGATAAGGTGAAAGCGGTTGTTTTCAGAATCAACTCTCCGGGGGGAAGTGCTAATGCTTCAGATGAAATCTTATTTGAATTGCAGCAGCTGAAAAAGAAAAAACCTTTGATTGTTTCTTTCGGTGATTATGCAGCATCAGGAGGATATTATGTAGCCATGGCTGCGGATAAAATTTATTCAGAGCCTAATACACTTACCGGTTCTATCGGAGTTTTCGGGGTAATGCCTTATTATAAAGATATTGCGGCTAAAAACGGAATCCGAGCAGATATTGTTGCAACCAATGCCAACTCTATGTATTATTCAGGTTTAAACGGAGTGACTCCTTATGGCGTTAATATGATGACAAGAAGTGTGGAAGGCACCTATAAGAGGTTTGTACATTTTGTAACTCAGAACAGAAAGAAAACTTTTGAGCAGATCGATAATGTAGGAGGAGGCAGGGTATGGAGTGGTGTTCGTGCCAAAGAGATAGGATTGGTAGATGAACTTGGTACATTAACAGATGCTGTGAAGTTCGCAGCGCAGAAAGCGGGATTAAAATCATATCAGGTAGATGCCTTTCCTAAGAGAATGTCGCCGTTTGAACAAATCTTCAAAGACCTGAATGAGGAAGATGTTTCTGCAAGAATCATTAAAAACAAGATAGGGAAATCCAACTATGAAATTTTACAGCAGATCACAAACAAAAAACTACAGTCTGAGGTGAAAATGGAAATGCCGTATCAGATCAGAATTAACAACTAA
- a CDS encoding OmpA family protein → MKLSLAIVALALAIPSATYAQDSTAVSKGEYPNTFSSGSANVSPFTNQSKRFNDWSISAGVGVPLLQSADLTSIKNGNGKNLFGYSAYVSIDKAITHAFGINLQYDRGETRQGWFNTKKTAPDATAVGARTQYDAISILGDINFSNLLRRVDNHSPYRWALHGYAGVGTIAYRAYQKVGNGPQRLMTEVKPFQLGSMFMQAGTGLKFKVNRRIDIEGRLMYVVTGDDEFDGGGDAYSAINKRSEQVSDNFFNATLGVSLKLGKHESHLMWHDPLQEIYYKLDVLANKNQDIEVCKKGDADNDGVCDDWDRQLDTPAGARVDGAGVALDTDLDGVIDLYDKCVTVPGPVENNGCPVATTGPVVETETKLEGIEFDLNSDRILPSNTPILNNAVNYINSSSGSYNVIGATDTRGTDAYNQKLSERRANNVKNYLIKNGVQTGKLQAIGKGEKDLKYPECEPATKCPEWKNRANRRVYFEAK, encoded by the coding sequence ATGAAATTAAGTTTAGCAATTGTTGCATTAGCATTAGCAATTCCTTCTGCTACCTATGCACAAGACTCAACGGCAGTTTCAAAAGGAGAATATCCTAATACATTTTCTTCGGGATCTGCTAACGTTTCCCCATTCACCAATCAATCAAAAAGATTTAATGATTGGTCAATTTCTGCCGGGGTGGGTGTTCCGCTTCTTCAGTCAGCGGATTTAACCTCTATCAAAAACGGTAACGGTAAAAACCTTTTTGGATATTCAGCGTATGTAAGTATTGACAAAGCAATTACCCATGCTTTCGGAATCAACCTACAATATGACAGAGGTGAAACAAGACAAGGATGGTTCAATACTAAAAAAACAGCACCAGATGCAACTGCAGTAGGAGCCAGAACTCAGTATGACGCCATCTCAATCTTAGGAGATATCAACTTCTCTAATCTATTGAGAAGAGTTGATAACCATTCTCCTTACAGATGGGCTCTTCATGGATACGCAGGTGTTGGTACTATTGCCTACAGAGCATATCAGAAAGTAGGTAACGGACCGCAACGACTAATGACTGAAGTTAAACCTTTCCAATTAGGTTCTATGTTCATGCAGGCTGGTACAGGTCTGAAATTTAAAGTGAACAGAAGAATCGACATTGAAGGTAGATTAATGTATGTGGTAACCGGTGATGATGAGTTTGATGGCGGAGGTGATGCCTACAGCGCAATCAACAAGCGTTCTGAGCAGGTTTCTGATAACTTCTTCAACGCTACTTTAGGGGTTTCTTTAAAACTTGGAAAACATGAGTCTCACTTAATGTGGCATGACCCGCTTCAGGAAATCTATTACAAACTTGATGTATTGGCTAATAAAAACCAGGATATCGAAGTATGTAAAAAAGGAGATGCTGATAACGACGGGGTATGTGACGATTGGGACAGACAGCTTGATACTCCTGCAGGAGCAAGAGTGGATGGTGCCGGAGTTGCTCTTGACACAGACCTTGATGGTGTAATTGACCTTTACGATAAGTGTGTTACCGTTCCGGGACCTGTTGAAAACAACGGTTGTCCTGTAGCTACAACAGGACCTGTAGTAGAGACAGAAACTAAATTGGAAGGCATCGAGTTTGACTTAAATTCTGACAGAATTTTACCATCAAATACTCCAATCCTAAACAATGCTGTCAACTATATTAATTCTTCAAGTGGTTCTTACAATGTAATCGGTGCTACTGATACAAGAGGTACTGACGCTTACAACCAGAAACTATCTGAAAGAAGAGCAAACAACGTTAAGAACTATCTGATTAAAAACGGTGTTCAGACAGGTAAACTTCAGGCCATAGGAAAAGGTGAAAAAGACCTTAAATATCCTGAGTGTGAACCAGCAACGAAGTGCCCTGAATGGAAAAACAGAGCCAACAGAAGAGTATACTTCGAAGCTAAATAA
- a CDS encoding OmpA family protein has translation MKLSLAIAAFALAIPMAGYAQDTTAVSTGEYPNTFSSGSANVSPFTNQSKRFNDWSISVGAGVPLLQSADLTSIKNGNGKNLFGYSAYVSIDKAITHAFGINLQYDRGETRQGWFNTKKTAPDATAVGARTQYDAISILGDINFSNLLRRVDNHSPYRWALHGYAGIGTIAYRAYQKVGNGQQRLMTEVKPFQLGSMFMQAGTGLKFKVNRRIDIEGRLMYVVTGDDEFDGGGDAYSAINKRSEQVSDNFFNATLGVSLKLGKHESHLMWHDPLQEIYYKLDVLANKNQDIEVCKKGDADNDGVCDDWDRQLDTPAGARVDGAGVALDTDLDGVIDLYDKCVTVPGPVENNGCPVVKDHKETAVEVEKTLKDIYFNFNKATIRPESNEKLDLAASIIKENGGNYLLTGHTDIKGNAAYNLRLSKERAAAVVGALESRGINKNVLKSRGVGSAEATIPASASDAERMADRKVTVRFVESSEWDSIKKKDYEDTPVKKAVKKVPAKKKKN, from the coding sequence ATGAAATTAAGTTTAGCAATTGCTGCATTTGCTTTAGCCATTCCTATGGCTGGTTATGCGCAAGACACAACGGCAGTTTCGACAGGAGAATATCCCAATACATTTTCTTCCGGATCTGCTAATGTTTCCCCATTTACGAACCAATCCAAGAGATTTAATGACTGGTCTATTTCGGTAGGTGCGGGCGTACCGCTTCTTCAGTCTGCAGATTTAACCTCTATCAAAAACGGTAACGGTAAAAACCTTTTTGGATATTCAGCGTATGTAAGTATTGATAAAGCAATTACCCATGCTTTCGGAATCAACCTACAATATGACAGAGGTGAAACAAGACAAGGGTGGTTCAATACTAAAAAAACAGCACCAGATGCAACTGCAGTAGGAGCCAGAACTCAGTATGACGCCATCTCAATCTTAGGAGATATCAACTTCTCCAATCTATTGAGAAGAGTTGACAACCATTCTCCTTACAGATGGGCTCTTCATGGATATGCAGGTATTGGTACTATTGCCTACAGAGCATATCAGAAAGTAGGTAACGGACAACAGAGACTAATGACTGAAGTTAAACCTTTCCAATTAGGTTCTATGTTCATGCAGGCTGGTACAGGTCTGAAATTTAAAGTGAACAGAAGAATCGACATTGAAGGTAGATTAATGTATGTGGTAACTGGTGATGATGAGTTTGATGGCGGAGGTGATGCTTACAGCGCAATCAACAAGCGCTCTGAGCAGGTTTCTGACAACTTCTTCAACGCTACTTTAGGGGTTTCTTTAAAACTTGGAAAACATGAGTCTCACTTAATGTGGCATGACCCGCTTCAGGAAATCTACTACAAACTTGATGTTTTGGCTAATAAAAACCAGGATATCGAAGTATGTAAAAAAGGAGATGCTGATAACGACGGGGTATGTGACGATTGGGACAGACAGCTTGATACTCCTGCAGGAGCAAGAGTGGATGGTGCCGGAGTTGCTCTTGACACAGACCTTGATGGTGTAATTGACCTTTACGATAAGTGTGTTACAGTTCCGGGACCTGTTGAAAACAACGGCTGTCCTGTTGTTAAAGATCATAAAGAAACTGCTGTAGAAGTAGAAAAGACTCTTAAAGATATCTATTTTAATTTCAATAAGGCTACTATCAGACCTGAATCTAATGAGAAATTGGATCTTGCAGCTTCAATTATTAAAGAAAATGGTGGAAACTACCTGTTGACAGGACATACAGATATCAAAGGAAACGCAGCTTACAACCTAAGACTGTCTAAAGAAAGAGCGGCGGCTGTTGTAGGAGCTTTGGAAAGCAGAGGTATTAATAAAAATGTTCTGAAATCAAGAGGTGTAGGTTCTGCTGAAGCAACAATTCCTGCATCAGCTTCAGATGCTGAAAGAATGGCAGACAGAAAAGTTACTGTAAGATTTGTAGAAAGTTCAGAATGGGATTCTATCAAAAAGAAAGACTATGAAGATACTCCTGTAAAAAAAGCAGTAAAAAAAGTTCCAGCTAAGAAAAAGAAGAATTAA
- the ribB gene encoding 3,4-dihydroxy-2-butanone-4-phosphate synthase, translating to MSDIKLNTIPEAIEDLRNGKIIIVVDDEDRENEGDFLCAAELTTPEIINFMALHGRGLICMPLPEKRCDELGLEVMVSRSSDPKETAFTVSVDLLGNGTSTGISAGDRAKTILALMDEKSKPTDFMRPGHIFPLRARKGGVLKRAGHTEAAIDLTSLAGLKEGGVICEIMNEDGTMSRLPELHAFAQKHDMKIVSIEDLIHYQLKKGNLVERIEERKVKTFYGDFDFYAFRETSNEQIHFALTKGAWTVDEPVLVRVQSSDSYFDVLTRLNNGEKPLLEKVTNMVNEAGKGAIIFINNVSNSENTLRKLQQFLNYQDGQEQHPTLAYNYRDYGIGTQILKNLGINKFKVITQNPNIKPQVGGYDVEVTEMVQL from the coding sequence ATGTCCGATATTAAATTAAATACTATTCCAGAGGCTATTGAAGACCTTAGAAATGGTAAAATAATCATAGTAGTAGATGATGAAGACAGAGAAAATGAAGGTGATTTTCTTTGCGCGGCAGAGCTTACAACGCCGGAAATTATCAATTTTATGGCTCTTCACGGAAGAGGGCTGATCTGTATGCCGCTTCCTGAAAAAAGATGTGATGAGCTTGGACTTGAAGTAATGGTAAGCAGAAGCAGCGATCCTAAAGAAACTGCTTTCACAGTATCGGTTGACCTTTTAGGAAACGGAACATCTACCGGAATTTCTGCAGGAGACAGAGCAAAAACAATTTTAGCACTGATGGATGAAAAATCCAAACCTACAGATTTTATGAGACCAGGCCATATTTTCCCGCTTCGTGCAAGAAAAGGAGGCGTATTGAAAAGAGCAGGACATACAGAAGCCGCTATCGATCTTACCAGCTTAGCCGGTTTAAAAGAAGGAGGGGTGATCTGCGAGATCATGAATGAGGATGGTACAATGTCACGTCTGCCTGAACTTCACGCTTTTGCCCAGAAGCATGATATGAAGATCGTTTCTATTGAAGACCTGATCCATTATCAGCTTAAAAAAGGAAATCTTGTGGAAAGAATTGAAGAGAGAAAAGTAAAGACGTTTTACGGAGACTTTGATTTCTATGCTTTCAGAGAAACTTCAAATGAACAGATCCATTTTGCCTTAACAAAAGGCGCCTGGACTGTAGACGAGCCTGTTTTGGTAAGGGTACAGTCATCAGATTCTTATTTTGATGTATTGACAAGATTGAATAACGGTGAGAAGCCATTGCTGGAAAAAGTAACCAATATGGTGAATGAGGCTGGAAAAGGAGCTATTATTTTCATCAACAATGTTTCCAATTCTGAAAATACATTGAGAAAACTTCAGCAGTTCCTGAATTATCAAGACGGGCAGGAACAACATCCTACTTTAGCATACAATTACAGAGATTATGGAATCGGAACGCAGATTTTAAAGAATTTAGGAATCAACAAGTTCAAAGTAATCACTCAAAACCCTAATATTAAGCCTCAGGTTGGAGGTTATGATGTAGAGGTTACTGAGATGGTGCAACTATAG
- a CDS encoding RecQ family ATP-dependent DNA helicase, translated as MISPQDFQKLKYDTLKYFWGYTDFRDSQEEIINAVINEKDTLVLLPTGAGKSLCYQLPALLKEGTCLVVSPLLALMKDQVNQLKSRGIEAEYLSSELDEYDAETIYGRCKEGLTKLLYVSPERLTNAQFIQNMEEIQLSFIAVDEAHCISEWGQDFRPSYQNIKGFRSNNPEIPCLALTATATPKVLEEIKNKLELKNPFVFQKSFKRENIKIFTDEVSDKFQRVFDILKYSNDSGIVYVRTRKEAELLAEFLKKNQLKNVDYFHAGLTTKEKNAKQNLWNNSDNNVLISTNAFGMGIDKDNVRFVIHYSPAASLENYYQEIGRAGRDGKDSFAFMLWNRQELLNFDQVLKNQTPNKAEFLKIISYLYSIFQVAEFELPEKTFQLNILSIQNFTKLSKAKINNVLNFLHNQEIVYYNDNKSLSSLELFIKADEIDQLPQKDAYFIELLYRTISGITTHKVMFSEQQVSHKINISVPLIKERLKELQQKNYLEYIDGALSSIKFLKPRDERAANNAYWKLFEHIQRNKIQKWEEMKFYVKNNDYCKMKLILAYFGEKNSKNCGQCSVCEKNKQSIFGKNISQQIINLLAKKSATIEELSIQLSYHSKENILENLIFLLDSGKVRMLNFRTYALNHE; from the coding sequence ATGATTTCTCCGCAGGATTTTCAAAAACTAAAATATGATACTCTTAAGTATTTCTGGGGTTATACCGACTTCAGAGATTCTCAGGAAGAAATTATCAATGCCGTCATCAATGAAAAAGATACTCTGGTTCTGTTACCCACAGGAGCAGGAAAATCTTTATGTTATCAACTGCCTGCCCTATTGAAGGAAGGAACCTGCCTTGTAGTTTCCCCGCTGCTGGCATTGATGAAAGACCAGGTTAATCAGCTTAAATCCCGTGGCATAGAAGCAGAATACCTTTCCTCTGAGCTGGATGAATATGACGCTGAAACAATTTATGGCCGTTGTAAGGAAGGACTTACAAAATTACTGTATGTTTCTCCTGAAAGACTTACCAATGCACAGTTCATCCAAAATATGGAGGAAATACAATTATCCTTCATTGCAGTGGATGAAGCACACTGTATTTCGGAATGGGGACAGGATTTCAGACCCAGCTATCAGAATATAAAGGGGTTTCGAAGTAACAACCCTGAGATACCCTGCCTTGCTTTGACTGCAACAGCTACTCCAAAAGTGCTGGAAGAAATTAAAAATAAACTGGAACTGAAGAATCCATTTGTTTTTCAAAAAAGTTTCAAAAGAGAAAATATCAAAATCTTTACTGATGAAGTATCTGATAAATTCCAGCGTGTTTTTGACATCTTAAAATACAGCAACGACTCCGGAATTGTATACGTAAGGACGAGAAAAGAAGCAGAACTGCTGGCAGAATTTCTGAAGAAAAATCAGCTGAAAAACGTAGATTATTTTCATGCAGGCTTAACAACTAAAGAAAAAAATGCAAAGCAGAATCTTTGGAACAACAGTGACAATAATGTCCTGATTTCTACCAATGCCTTTGGAATGGGTATTGACAAAGATAACGTCCGTTTTGTTATTCACTACTCTCCTGCAGCATCCCTGGAAAACTATTATCAGGAAATCGGAAGAGCAGGAAGAGATGGAAAAGACAGTTTTGCATTTATGCTTTGGAACAGGCAGGAATTATTGAATTTTGATCAGGTTTTAAAAAATCAGACTCCTAACAAAGCTGAATTTTTGAAGATTATCAGTTACCTCTACTCTATTTTTCAGGTAGCCGAGTTTGAACTTCCTGAAAAAACATTTCAGTTAAATATCCTCAGCATACAGAACTTTACAAAACTGTCGAAGGCAAAGATCAACAATGTACTCAACTTTCTGCATAATCAGGAAATTGTCTACTACAATGACAACAAAAGCCTGTCTTCACTCGAACTTTTCATTAAAGCGGATGAGATCGACCAGCTACCACAAAAAGACGCCTATTTTATAGAGCTTCTTTACCGTACTATATCAGGAATTACGACTCATAAAGTAATGTTCAGTGAGCAGCAGGTAAGCCATAAAATTAACATCAGCGTTCCTTTGATTAAAGAACGACTGAAGGAACTTCAACAAAAAAATTACCTTGAATATATCGACGGAGCGCTTTCCAGTATTAAATTCCTGAAACCCCGTGATGAGAGAGCTGCGAATAATGCTTACTGGAAACTATTTGAACATATTCAAAGGAACAAAATCCAAAAATGGGAAGAGATGAAATTTTACGTAAAAAACAATGACTATTGTAAAATGAAACTTATTCTTGCTTATTTTGGCGAAAAAAATTCAAAAAATTGTGGTCAATGTTCAGTCTGTGAAAAAAATAAGCAGTCTATCTTTGGAAAAAATATTTCCCAGCAAATCATCAATCTTTTAGCCAAAAAGTCTGCGACCATTGAAGAACTGTCTATACAGCTGAGTTATCATTCCAAAGAAAATATTCTGGAAAATCTGATTTTCCTATTAGATTCCGGAAAGGTAAGGATGCTGAACTTCAGAACGTATGCGCTGAATCATGAGTAA
- the folK gene encoding 2-amino-4-hydroxy-6-hydroxymethyldihydropteridine diphosphokinase: protein MSQISEYLMSEPVEFASSNIFCNIATVIFTDLSPIQLLDCIKNIEVEMGRINDSKVSGGYTDRIIDIDIIKYNELNFKSERLEIPHKKHLFERDFSRVLLKDFI, encoded by the coding sequence ATTTCACAAATCAGCGAATATTTAATGTCTGAACCCGTAGAGTTTGCCAGTTCCAATATTTTTTGTAATATTGCAACAGTAATATTCACAGATCTTTCTCCAATTCAACTGCTTGATTGTATTAAGAATATAGAAGTTGAAATGGGAAGAATTAATGATTCAAAAGTATCCGGAGGCTATACTGACAGGATAATAGATATTGATATCATTAAGTATAATGAATTAAATTTTAAATCAGAAAGATTAGAAATCCCTCATAAAAAACATCTTTTTGAAAGGGATTTTTCCAGAGTATTATTAAAAGATTTTATTTAA
- a CDS encoding LLM class flavin-dependent oxidoreductase, with amino-acid sequence MKNFEISVLDLAPVKQGKSIHDTFQDSLSLANHAENLNYKRFWLAEHHNMESIASSATSVLIGFIANGTKKIRVGSGGIMLPNHSSLIIAEQFGTLESLFPGRIDLGLGRAPGTDGLTAQALGRNPAIINEQFPRQILELQRYFSKENSDAMVRAIPGEGLDIPLYILGSSTDSAWLAAELGLPYAFAGHFAPEQMEMAFKIYREHFEPSKYLDKPYIIACVNGVAAESSEEAHKISTTLFQAFINIVRNDRKPFAPPVDDMDEIWSPMEKSMVLQKLRYTFIGDQAEIQQKLKDFQERFEVDEMMINSHIYDHQKRLRSYEIFRAAADSLSKA; translated from the coding sequence ATGAAAAATTTTGAAATTTCTGTTTTGGACCTTGCCCCGGTAAAGCAAGGAAAAAGCATTCACGATACTTTTCAGGACAGCTTATCATTAGCTAACCACGCTGAAAATTTAAATTACAAAAGATTCTGGCTGGCGGAACATCACAATATGGAAAGCATTGCAAGTTCAGCAACCTCTGTTTTAATAGGTTTCATTGCCAATGGAACGAAAAAAATCAGAGTAGGTTCTGGAGGAATTATGCTTCCCAACCACAGTTCTCTGATTATTGCTGAACAATTCGGAACACTGGAGTCTTTATTTCCGGGCAGAATTGATCTTGGGTTAGGAAGAGCGCCGGGAACAGATGGCTTAACGGCTCAGGCTTTGGGAAGAAATCCAGCCATCATCAATGAACAGTTTCCAAGACAGATTCTTGAGCTTCAAAGATATTTCTCCAAAGAAAATTCTGATGCGATGGTTCGTGCAATACCCGGAGAAGGACTGGATATTCCGCTTTATATTCTGGGATCAAGTACAGACAGTGCCTGGCTGGCTGCGGAACTTGGTCTGCCTTATGCATTTGCAGGACACTTTGCTCCGGAGCAGATGGAAATGGCTTTTAAAATCTACAGAGAGCATTTTGAACCATCAAAATATCTGGATAAGCCTTATATCATTGCCTGCGTAAACGGTGTGGCTGCAGAATCTTCCGAAGAAGCTCACAAGATTTCCACTACTTTATTCCAGGCATTCATCAATATTGTAAGAAACGACAGAAAACCATTTGCCCCGCCGGTAGATGACATGGATGAAATCTGGTCACCAATGGAAAAATCTATGGTTTTACAGAAACTGAGATATACATTTATTGGTGATCAGGCAGAAATTCAGCAAAAGCTTAAAGATTTCCAGGAAAGGTTTGAGGTAGATGAAATGATGATCAATTCACATATCTACGATCATCAGAAAAGATTAAGATCTTATGAGATTTTCAGAGCGGCAGCAGACTCACTATCCAAAGCGTAA